TGACAATGAGCCAATTTCCGCCTCAGGAATTCCATACCGTCCGGGGATATGAACTGAAAAAACAAAAAGAGAGCAGACTTACGCCTGCTCTTGAGGACTATCTTGAAATGGCGTATCGATTATGCCTGGAAGAAAACTGCACTCGCATAAACAGACTTTCAGGGAAGCTGCACGTCCGTCCATCGTCTGCGTCAAAAATGGTATCCAAGCTTGTTCAGCTTGGATATTTGAGATACGATAGTTTTGAAAATATCCTGCTGACTGA
The nucleotide sequence above comes from Lacrimispora sp. BS-2. Encoded proteins:
- a CDS encoding iron dependent repressor, metal binding and dimerization domain protein encodes the protein MSQFPPQEFHTVRGYELKKQKESRLTPALEDYLEMAYRLCLEENCTRINRLSGKLHVRPSSASKMVSKLVQLGYLRYDSFENILLTDEGRITGDYLLQRHNTLERFFTMLRSPRPLEEAELVEHMLGDLTVLEIKVLMEFFIQNPDIEKQFKNFRDMIILPNK